In a single window of the Anaerotruncus rubiinfantis genome:
- the uvrB gene encoding excinuclease ABC subunit UvrB, protein MSNEFILNAPYKPTGDQPQAIEKLTQGVLAGYKEQALLGVTGSGKTFTMANVIARLNRPTLVLAHNKTLAAQLCSEFKEFFPNNAVEYFVSYYDYYQPEAYIANTDTYIEKDSAINDEIEKLRHSATAALGERRDVVIVASVSCIYTLGDPIDYKNMVISLRTGQQRDRDELLKKLVELQYERNDINFVRNKFRVRGDVVEIFPAYWSDTAIRVEFFGDEIDRITEINTVTGEVKNIVNHAAIYPASHYIVPREKMLTAIDEIRRECDERVSCFKSQGKLIEAQRIMERTNYDIEMLQEVGFCKGIENYSRVISGRAPGSTPYTLLDYFPDDFLLFVDESHVTLPQVRGMYGGDQSRKRSLIDYGFRLPSALDNRPLNFDEFYQKLNQIIFVSATPGSLEREKSAQIVEQVIRPTGLVDPEIEVRPVEGQIDDLLSEINLRAEKGERVLVTTLTKKMAEDLTAYMENMGVKIRYMHHDIDTIERMEIIRDLRLGEFDVLVGINLLREGLDIPEVSLVAILDADKEGFLRSETSLVQTVGRAARNAGGKVIMYADSVTESMENAIRETYRRREIQIAYNKEHGITPQTIKKDVRDIIEISAKEEPSSGKKRGKKMGHREREAMIAKLTAEMKNAAKILEFEHAAYLRDKIQKLKAEDEKPNRLPSMKGRK, encoded by the coding sequence ATGTCAAATGAATTTATACTGAATGCACCCTATAAGCCGACCGGAGACCAGCCGCAGGCAATCGAAAAACTGACGCAGGGCGTGCTCGCGGGATATAAAGAGCAGGCCCTTTTGGGCGTGACCGGCTCCGGAAAGACCTTTACAATGGCAAACGTTATCGCGCGTCTCAACCGGCCCACGCTGGTGCTCGCGCATAACAAGACGCTGGCCGCGCAGCTTTGCAGCGAGTTCAAGGAGTTTTTTCCCAACAACGCTGTCGAGTATTTTGTAAGTTACTACGACTACTACCAGCCGGAAGCGTATATCGCGAACACCGATACCTACATCGAAAAGGACTCGGCCATCAACGATGAGATCGAAAAGCTGCGCCATTCGGCGACGGCGGCCCTTGGCGAACGCCGGGATGTCGTTATTGTTGCGAGCGTTTCCTGCATCTATACGCTGGGTGACCCAATCGACTATAAAAACATGGTGATCTCCCTGCGTACCGGCCAGCAGCGGGACCGGGACGAGCTTCTTAAAAAGCTCGTAGAGCTGCAGTACGAACGCAATGACATCAATTTTGTGCGCAATAAATTCCGGGTCCGTGGGGATGTTGTGGAAATATTTCCAGCCTACTGGAGCGATACGGCTATCCGTGTGGAGTTCTTTGGGGACGAGATCGACCGCATCACAGAAATCAATACGGTGACCGGAGAGGTCAAAAATATCGTGAACCACGCCGCAATTTATCCGGCCTCCCATTACATCGTTCCACGCGAAAAGATGCTGACAGCGATCGATGAGATCCGCCGCGAATGTGACGAACGGGTGTCCTGCTTTAAGAGTCAGGGTAAACTCATCGAGGCACAGCGAATTATGGAACGCACCAACTATGACATCGAAATGCTTCAGGAGGTCGGATTCTGTAAGGGCATTGAAAACTATTCCCGTGTGATTTCCGGCCGTGCGCCGGGTTCCACGCCATATACGCTGCTCGACTATTTCCCGGATGATTTTCTGCTGTTTGTAGACGAAAGCCATGTGACCCTGCCGCAGGTGCGGGGGATGTATGGAGGCGACCAGTCGCGTAAACGCAGCCTGATTGATTACGGTTTCCGGCTGCCGTCCGCGCTTGACAACAGGCCGCTCAATTTCGACGAGTTTTACCAGAAGCTCAATCAAATCATTTTCGTCAGCGCGACGCCGGGCAGCCTGGAGCGTGAAAAAAGTGCTCAGATTGTCGAGCAGGTGATCCGTCCGACTGGACTTGTCGATCCGGAGATCGAGGTGCGCCCGGTCGAAGGGCAGATCGACGACCTGCTTTCCGAAATTAACCTGCGCGCGGAAAAAGGGGAACGGGTGCTTGTCACAACGCTCACCAAGAAGATGGCGGAGGATCTCACCGCATATATGGAGAATATGGGGGTTAAAATCCGGTATATGCACCATGACATCGATACGATCGAACGCATGGAGATCATCCGTGACCTGCGTCTTGGGGAGTTCGACGTGCTGGTTGGCATCAACCTGCTGCGCGAAGGCCTCGATATCCCGGAGGTTTCGCTTGTGGCGATCCTCGATGCGGATAAGGAAGGGTTCCTGCGCAGCGAAACGTCGCTGGTGCAGACAGTCGGCCGCGCCGCCCGAAACGCCGGGGGAAAGGTTATCATGTACGCCGACTCGGTCACCGAATCGATGGAGAACGCGATTCGGGAGACCTACCGTCGCCGCGAGATTCAGATCGCCTACAATAAGGAACACGGCATCACGCCGCAGACGATCAAAAAGGATGTCCGCGACATCATCGAAATCTCTGCGAAGGAGGAGCCCTCCTCTGGGAAAAAGCGCGGCAAGAAGATGGGCCACAGGGAGCGCGAAGCGATGATTGCGAAACTGACCGCTGAGATGAAGAATGCGGCAAAAATTTTGGAATTTGAGCATGCCGCCTACCTGCGTGACAAAATCCAGAAGCTCAAAGCGGAAGATGAGAAACCGAATAGGCTGCCTTCGATGAAAGGCAGGAAATAA
- the uvrA gene encoding excinuclease ABC subunit UvrA, with amino-acid sequence MALDKIVIKGAREHNLKDVDLEIPRDKLIVFTGLSGSGKSSLAFDTIYADGQRRYVESLSSYARQFLGQMEKPDVDSIEGLSPAISIDQKTTSKNPRSTVGTVTEIYDYLRLLYARIGIPHCPVCGRPIEQQTVDQMVDKVMSLPQGTRVQILAPTVRGRKGEHIKEFDAARRSGYVRVRVDGNLYDLSEEIRLEKNKKHTIEIIVDRLVVKEEIRSRLADSLETALALSGGLAVVDADGEELTFSQNYSCPDHDISIEELTPRMFSFNAPYGACEKCTGLGTFLKVDPDLVIPNKRLTIREGAIRASGWYYAEGGIAQMYYEGLAAHYGFSLDVPVGKLSQKVIDILLYGTNGEKIQMHRENGTTKGTYYTDFEGIVNNLERRFRETNSSWMREEITNWMNSVECPVCHGARLNKTVLAVTVGGLNISEFCKLSVTAALEFLDGLTLTAREQMISELIIKEIRERLGFLRSVGLEYLTLARSAGTLSGGESQRIRLATQIGSSLMGVLYILDEPSIGLHQRDNDKLIATLKRLRDLGNTLIVVEHDEDTMYAADYIVDVGPGAGVHGGQIVCAGTVDEIKACKGSITGQYLSGAKHIPLPVERRKGNGNFLKIVGAAENNLKEVNVDIPLGVFTCVTGVSGSGKSSLINEVLYKRLTRELTNPRVKPGKHIDIEGIEQVDKVIDINQSPIGRTPRSNPATYTGVFTDIRELFAQTADAKMRGYKSSRFSFNVKGGRCEACEGDGIIKIEMHFLPDIFVPCEVCKGKRYNRETLEVKYKGKSIHDVLEMTVEEGLAFFASVPKIARKLQTLYDVGLGYIKVGQPATTLSGGEAQRVKLATELSRRPTGKTVYILDEPTTGLHTADVHKLIEVLQTIVDSGNTVITIEHNLEVIKTADYIIDLGPEGGDKGGMVVATGTPEDICRVKASYTGQYLKKMLK; translated from the coding sequence ATGGCACTTGATAAAATTGTAATTAAAGGCGCGCGGGAGCACAATTTGAAGGACGTAGATCTGGAAATCCCGCGCGACAAGCTAATTGTCTTTACAGGGCTTTCCGGCTCGGGAAAGAGCTCCCTGGCATTCGATACAATCTATGCCGACGGGCAGCGGCGGTATGTCGAAAGCCTGTCGAGCTATGCCCGGCAGTTTTTGGGACAGATGGAAAAACCGGACGTCGATTCGATCGAGGGGCTTTCGCCCGCGATTTCAATCGATCAGAAGACCACTTCCAAAAACCCGCGTTCCACGGTCGGCACCGTGACAGAAATCTACGATTATCTGCGTCTGCTTTACGCGCGCATTGGCATTCCGCACTGCCCGGTCTGCGGCCGGCCGATCGAACAGCAGACGGTCGACCAGATGGTGGACAAGGTGATGTCTCTGCCGCAGGGGACCCGTGTGCAGATCCTTGCGCCGACCGTGCGCGGCAGGAAGGGCGAACATATCAAGGAGTTTGACGCCGCGCGCCGGTCGGGTTATGTCCGCGTGCGTGTCGACGGGAATCTGTACGATCTCTCGGAGGAGATCCGGCTTGAAAAAAATAAGAAGCACACAATCGAAATCATTGTGGACCGGCTCGTGGTCAAAGAGGAGATCCGTTCCCGCTTGGCGGATTCGCTTGAAACAGCGCTTGCGCTTTCAGGTGGTCTGGCGGTCGTCGACGCAGATGGGGAAGAACTGACCTTCTCCCAGAACTACTCCTGCCCGGACCACGACATCAGCATTGAGGAACTGACCCCGCGCATGTTCTCTTTCAATGCGCCGTACGGCGCATGCGAAAAGTGTACAGGGCTCGGCACTTTCCTGAAGGTCGACCCGGACCTTGTGATCCCCAACAAACGCCTGACCATCCGGGAGGGCGCGATCCGCGCCTCCGGCTGGTACTACGCCGAAGGCGGAATCGCGCAGATGTACTACGAAGGGCTGGCGGCGCATTACGGCTTTTCGCTTGATGTGCCGGTGGGGAAGCTTTCGCAGAAGGTCATTGACATCCTGCTTTACGGCACCAACGGCGAAAAGATCCAGATGCACCGTGAAAACGGGACTACCAAAGGCACCTACTACACCGATTTTGAGGGGATTGTCAACAACCTGGAACGCCGGTTCCGGGAGACCAATTCGAGCTGGATGCGTGAAGAGATCACCAACTGGATGAACAGCGTCGAGTGTCCGGTCTGCCACGGCGCTCGGCTCAATAAGACCGTGTTGGCGGTGACGGTCGGCGGGCTTAACATCAGCGAATTCTGCAAGTTGTCGGTGACGGCCGCGCTCGAATTTCTCGATGGACTTACGCTCACCGCACGCGAGCAGATGATCTCCGAGCTGATCATCAAGGAAATCCGCGAACGGCTCGGTTTTCTGCGCAGCGTCGGGCTCGAATACCTCACGCTGGCGCGATCGGCCGGGACTCTTTCAGGCGGTGAAAGCCAGCGCATTCGGCTGGCCACCCAGATCGGCTCATCGCTGATGGGGGTGCTTTATATTCTGGATGAGCCGTCGATCGGGCTTCATCAGCGGGACAATGACAAGCTGATCGCGACGCTCAAGCGGCTGCGCGACCTTGGCAACACGCTGATCGTGGTAGAGCACGACGAGGACACGATGTACGCGGCCGATTATATCGTCGATGTCGGTCCGGGCGCGGGTGTGCACGGCGGTCAAATCGTCTGCGCGGGCACGGTGGACGAAATCAAGGCGTGCAAAGGATCGATCACCGGACAGTATCTGTCCGGTGCGAAGCATATCCCGCTGCCTGTCGAACGCCGGAAAGGGAATGGCAACTTCCTCAAAATCGTCGGCGCTGCGGAAAACAACCTCAAAGAGGTGAATGTGGACATCCCGCTTGGCGTGTTCACCTGTGTGACCGGCGTCTCCGGCTCTGGAAAGAGCTCTTTAATCAATGAAGTGCTTTATAAACGGCTGACGCGAGAACTCACCAACCCACGGGTCAAGCCCGGAAAGCATATTGACATTGAAGGGATCGAACAGGTTGACAAGGTGATCGACATCAACCAGTCTCCGATCGGACGCACGCCGCGCTCCAATCCGGCGACCTACACCGGCGTTTTCACCGACATCCGTGAGCTTTTCGCACAGACTGCCGATGCCAAGATGCGCGGGTACAAATCGAGCCGCTTTTCCTTCAACGTCAAGGGCGGGCGCTGCGAGGCCTGCGAGGGCGACGGCATCATCAAGATTGAGATGCACTTTTTGCCGGATATCTTCGTCCCGTGCGAGGTCTGCAAGGGCAAACGCTACAACCGCGAGACGCTTGAGGTGAAATACAAGGGCAAATCGATCCATGATGTGCTCGAAATGACGGTGGAGGAGGGGCTTGCGTTCTTTGCAAGCGTGCCGAAGATCGCCCGTAAGCTGCAAACCCTCTATGATGTAGGGCTCGGTTACATCAAGGTCGGTCAGCCAGCGACCACGCTGTCGGGAGGAGAGGCCCAGCGGGTCAAGCTCGCGACCGAGCTTTCACGGCGTCCGACCGGAAAGACCGTCTACATCCTGGACGAGCCGACCACCGGGCTTCATACCGCCGATGTGCACAAATTGATCGAAGTCCTGCAGACAATCGTGGATTCGGGGAATACTGTCATCACAATTGAGCATAATTTAGAGGTAATTAAAACCGCCGATTACATCATCGACCTCGGTCCGGAAGGCGGAGACAAAGGAGGTATGGTGGTTGCGACCGGCACGCCGGAGGATATTTGCAGGGTAAAAGCCTCCTATACCGGACAGTATCTCAAAAAAATGCTTAAATAG
- a CDS encoding rubredoxin has product MAKYVCTICGYVYDEAEGYPEGGIAPGTKWEDVPEDFVCPTCGVGKDLFEQE; this is encoded by the coding sequence ATGGCGAAGTATGTTTGCACTATTTGCGGTTATGTTTACGATGAAGCGGAAGGATATCCGGAAGGCGGCATCGCGCCCGGCACCAAATGGGAGGATGTCCCGGAGGATTTTGTCTGCCCGACCTGCGGCGTTGGCAAAGATCTCTTCGAACAGGAGTAA